In Sebastes fasciatus isolate fSebFas1 chromosome 24, fSebFas1.pri, whole genome shotgun sequence, the following are encoded in one genomic region:
- the LOC141763118 gene encoding uncharacterized protein LOC141763118, translating into MESVCEQLHGGGDDEEEQTGADEAMLWSFQEALERQTLQIGASACGATAVVDVLRALGVDVAPEEADRCVQTRLRRTESPLPDYLLSRSEAGATHAQLIRGAQEASVGKVIGRFFYLYPRRLVRLVPWLARWIRRGAVPVATMNMQLAVPEGEEVPDAWHHQLIFGVAPNAVFMTNPLDVGSEAEVHQRLCSESVLLIRREDVLQRLTPDCRLSSLSDPQWKALDIEGQVRQMALEEEQEQPKLTHITIPAAYSSGVTLFALRESELGQELLNAPELPLL; encoded by the exons ATGGAGTCAGTGTGTGAGCAGCTCCATGGaggtggtgatgatgaggaggagcagacagGAGCAGATGAAGCCATGCTGTGGTCCTTCCAGGAGGCTCTGGAGAGGCAGACCCTGCAGATCGGAGCGTCAGCCTGCGGGGCCACGGCCGTGGTGGACGTGCTGAGGGCCCTCGGCGTGGACGTGGCCCCCGAGGAGGCGGACCGCTGCGTCCAAACACGCCTGAGGAGGACTGAGTCACCGCTGCCCGACTACCTGCTGTCCCGGAGTGAAGCCG GTGCGACCCACGCTCAGCTCATCCGAGGAGCACAGGAGGCCAGCGTGGGGAAGGTCATAGGTCGCTTCTTCTACCTGTACCCTCGGCGGCTGGTCAGACTGGTCCCCTGGCTCGCACGCTGGATCCGAAGAGGTGCCGTTCCCGTGGCGACCATGAACATGCAGCTGGCTGTGCCCGAGGGAGAGGAGGTGCCTGACGCCTGGCACCATCAGCTCATATTTGGCGTTGCACCTAATGCTGTTTTCATGACCAATCCTTTAGATGTAG GAAGCGAGGCAGAGGTGCACCAGAGACTGTGCAGTGAATCTGTGTTGCTGATTCGTCGAGAAGACGTCCTGCAGAGACTGACGCCAGATTGCCGTCTGTCCAGCTTATCAGACCCGCAGTGGAAAGCCCTGGATATCGAGG GTCAAGTGAGGCAGATGGCCCTcgaagaggagcaggaacaaCCCAAATTAACACACATCACGATCCCCGCGGCGTACAGTTCAGGCGTCACGCTCTTCGCCCTACGAGAGTCAGAGTTAGGACAAGAACTCCTCAATGCTCCTGAGCTACCGTTGTTGTGA